The following proteins are co-located in the Ictalurus punctatus breed USDA103 chromosome 14, Coco_2.0, whole genome shotgun sequence genome:
- the ubap1la gene encoding ubiquitin-associated protein 1-like gives MTTKEYCRMGSLDDVPFKVPLGPLDEPLGMMEPFTGQEIIIPDFHQTLHDLQYDFCLENWVLNGFPAPSNMHVFIPEHGCALPSCPPYWLLFSSPQERRSLHLCRKGLSDKGQRQRSLSMSSADLPRSHLPRTHFLIDDSAHDAAGYSEDDECSSTEEDRGFRSRSRERARFSLLHETQRPGSPRAPIHTHRNSTSTLKEMSNPPSLRSPRPHKKHISGCSCGKRNITPHKPHVTHSRLQPRPSSADPQPSAHQRRSSLQAARPRTSHGDHHLVSDSPVELLYALSQEERELVESITAQGYTLRSAILALQRTGTRSAEQILDYLLVRDRLCALGYEKTQVEDALEMFQNCESKATEFLRLLAQFCEMGFQQSTIKEVLLLHDNHRERALEELVTHVT, from the exons ATGACTACAAAAGAATACTGCAG AATGGGCAGTCTGGACGACGTTCCCTTTAAGGTTCCACTGGGTCCTCTGGATGAGCCTCTGGGCATGATGGAGCCATTCACTGGCCAAGAAATCATCATCCCAGACTTCCACCAAACACTGCATGACCtgcag TATGATTTCTGTCTGGAGAACTGGGTTCTGAATGGGTTCCCTGCTCCCTCTAATATGCATGTTTTCATTCCTGAGCATGGTTGTGCGCTTCCGTCCTGCCCTCCATACTGGCTTCTGTTTAGCAGCCCTCAGGAGAGGCGCTCTCTACACCTCTGCAGAAAGGGATTATCTGACAAAGGACAGCGACAGCGCAGCCTGAGCATGAGTTCGGCGGACCTGCCGAGATCCCACCTTCCCCGTACGCACTTCCTCATTGACGACTCGGCGCACGACGCTGCAGGGTACAGCGAGGATGACGAGTGCTCCTCCACTGAGGAAGATCGAGGTTTTCGCTCTCGGAGCAGAGAAAGAGCCAGATTTTCACTGCTTCACGAGACTCAGAGGCCCGGGTCACCCCGAGCCCCGATCCACACCCACAGGAACTCCACCAGCACTCTGAAGGAGATGAGCAACCCACCGAGCCTGAGGTCTCCACGACCTCACAAAAAACACATCTCTGGGTGCTCCTGTGGAAAACGAAACATCACCCCCCACAAACCACATGTCACACACTCCAGGCTCCAGCCCAGACCCTCCTCAGCCGACCCGCAGCCCTCCGCTCACCAACGCAGGTCTTCTCTGCAG gctgCTCGTCCACGCACTTCTCATGGAGATCACCACCTGGTCTCAGACTCACCAGTGGAGCTGCTGTATGCTCTGAGCCAGGAAGAGAGAGAACTGGTGGAGAGCATCACTGCTCAGGGATACACACTCCGTTCTGCCATCCTGGCTCTGCAGCGCACTGGCACACGCAGTGCAGAGCAG ATTCTGGATTATCTGTTGGTGCGTGATCGTCTTTGTGCACTGGGTTATGAGAAAACTCAGGTGGAGGACGCTTTGGAGATGTTTCAGAACTGTGAGAGCAAG GCTACAGAGTTCCTGCGATTGCTGGCTCAGTTCTGTGAAATGGGCTTCCAGCAGAGCACCATTAAAGAGGTTCTGCTCTTACATGACAACCACCGCGAGAGAGCACTGGAGGAACTCGTGACGCACGTCACCTGA